The Cucumis melo cultivar AY chromosome 6, USDA_Cmelo_AY_1.0, whole genome shotgun sequence genome includes a region encoding these proteins:
- the LOC127150038 gene encoding (+)-gamma-cadinene synthase-like gives MSSQVSNFPPSLMKTNDILDVKRSLANFHPNIWKEHFLSFTFDDELKCNDGMKERTEKLKEEIRMMVITCVKNPLVKLNLVDSIQRLGVSYHFEDEIDEFLEHIYVSYNNSLLLSNKDSEGEDFHITALLFRLLRQQGYRISCDIFLKFMDNNGKFKESLVEDERGILSLYEASHLRGHGEALLEEALEFTTTHLQTYIHRYSNINPSFASEVSNALKLPIRKSVPRIKAREYLEIYQQHPSHNETLLEFSKLDFNILQKLHQKELSEICRWWKDLDVPTKFPFARDRIVECYFWTLGAYFEPQYSVGRKMLTKVIAIASILDDIYDAYGTFEKLQVLTQAIQRWDRSMVHTLPLYMKPFYVAMLELYEEIGKEIDKDQNSIHLQVAIRGIKKLSESYFEEAKWLNKKYKPSFKEYMELALKTTGYTMLISISILGLGDHIVTNEVLQWLSNGPQIIKASTIICRLMDDIASHKFEQEREHVASAVECYMKQYDCSEEEACIELHKEVVDAWKDTNEAFYRPFNVPVPVLMRVLNFSRVMNLLYLDEDGYTNAMSGTKFLIKSLLVDPLPC, from the exons ATGTCTTCTCAAGTTTCAAATTTTCCTCCTTCTCTTATGAAAACTAATGATATTCTTGATGTTAAGCGTTCTCTTGCAAATTTTCATCCTAATATTTGGAAAGAACATTTCCTTTCATTTACATTTGATGATGAATTG aAATGCAATGATGGCATGAAAGAAAGAACTGAAaagttgaaagaagaaataagaaTGATGGTGATTACTTGTGTTAAAAATCCATTGGTTAAGCTAAATTTGGTTGATTCAATTCAACGGCTGGGAGTATCATATCATTTTGAAGATGAGATTGATGAATTCTTAGAACATATATATGTATCTTATAATAATTCCCTTTTATTGAGTAACAAAGATAGTGAAGGTGAAGATTTTCATATTACTGCTCTTCTATTTCGACTTCTGAGGCAACAAGGTTATAGGATTTCATGTG ATATATTTTTGAAGTTCATGGACAACAATGGAAAATTCAAAGAGTCACTGGTTGAGGATGAAAGAGGAATATTGAGCTTATATGAAGCATCACATTTGAGGGGACATGGAGAAGCTTTGCTTGAGGAAGCTCTTGAATTTACAACCACACATCTTCAAACATATATTCATCGTTACTCAAATATTAATCCAAGTTTTGCATCTGAAGTTAGTAATGCATTGAAATTGCCTATTAGAAAAAGTGTTCCAAGAATCAAGGCAAGAGAGTATTTGGAAATTTACCAACAACATCCTTCTCACAATGAGACTTtgcttgaattctcaaaactagACTTCAACATATTACAAAAACTTCATCAAAAGGAGCTAAGTGAAATCTGCAG gtGGTGGAAGGATTTGGATGTCCCAACAAAGTTTCCTTTTGCAAGAGATAGAATTGTGGAGTGTTATTTTTGGACGTTGGGAGCATACTTTGAACCTCAATACAGTGTTGGGAGGAAAATGTTAACAAAAGTAATTGCAATTGCTTCAATTTTAGATGATATTTATGATGCCTATGGAACATTTGAAAAACTCCAAGTGCTCACTCAAGCAATTCAAAg GTGGGATAGAAGCATGGTGCATACACTTCCTCTGTACATGAAACCTTTTTATGTAGCAATGTTAGAACTTTATGAGGAAATTGGCAAAGAGATTGACAAGGATCAAAATTCTATCCACCTTCAAGTTGCCATAAGAGGA ATAAAAAAGCTATCTGAATCCTATTTTGAAGAAGCTAAATGGttaaataaaaagtataaaCCAAGTTTCAAGGAGTACATGGAACTGGCATTAAAGACCACAGGTTATACCATGCTTATATCCATTTCTATTCTTGGATTGGGTGATCACATTGTAACGAACGAGGTTCTTCAATGGCTTTCCAATGGACCTCAAATTATTAAAGCCTCAACTATCATTTGTAGACTCATGGACGACATCGCTTCCCACAAG tTTGAACAAGAAAGGGAGCATGTAGCTTCTGCTGTTGAATGTTACATGAAGCAATATGATTGTTCAGAAGAAGAAGCTTGCATTGAACTTCATAAGGAAGTGGTTGATGCATGGAAGGATACAAACGAAGCATTTTATCGTCCATTTAATGTTCCAGTTCCAGTTCTAATGCGCGTACTTAATTTTTCAAGAGTTATGAACTTGCTTTATTTGGATGAAGATGGATACACAAATGCAATGAGTGGAACAAAGTTTCTTATTAAATCTCTTCTTGTTGACCCACTGCCTTGTTAA